Proteins encoded by one window of Puntigrus tetrazona isolate hp1 chromosome 25, ASM1883169v1, whole genome shotgun sequence:
- the fam185a gene encoding protein FAM185A translates to MFTHRLCHGVCAGSVQRCSRLFSRALISQGLRAFSDTPSTPKDLSKPIKQWELLVNPFTKVKCHLGCNISIKSLDPHAFPEANRAFISVHVTDVNQTANVDGFYVHYDDQSNELNILAHEVDSNVTVELTAPTKCDLHIKSKDKGNVKIQEMESDLCHVHTERGHCVLKSVKGHEVQVRSTGGNVTGLQTIHGNVDISTSLDSNVDIKKIQGTTMNLSTEHGDLKVKAIYGEHTSVSTSSGSVQIGHVHGEAIVQTKTGNIVIDSSSGALKVFTAAGNIDAYVGQDGRAELHSQQGAVCVRVPSSMKAAVRLCGTSVSISSEMVSSCRETERTSDDGKTTVTAHLNGGTHEERWIKATAEKGAVDLRTQSWFETLRLGAQS, encoded by the exons ATGTTCACACATAGGTTATGTCACGGTGTGTGCGCGGGTTCAGTGCAGAGATGTTCAAGACTCTTCAGCAGAGCTTTGATCTCTCAGGGTCTCCGAGCCTTTTCAGATACTCCGTCAACTCCTAAAGACTTAAGCAAACCTATAAAGCAATGGGAATTATTAGTTAATCCTTTCACAAAGGTCAAGTGTCATTTAGGCTGTAATATATCGATAAAATCCCTGGATCCACATGCTTTTCCTGAGGCTAATCGGGCATTTATTAGTGTGCACGTGACAGATGTGAATCAAACTGCTAATGTGGACGGATTTTATGTTCATTATGATGACCAAAGCAATGAACTTAACATTTTGGCCCACGAGGTGGATAGCAATGTCACCGTTGAACTGACAGCACCTACTAAATGCG ACCTCCATATCAAGTCTAAAGACAAAGGCAATGTGAAGATCCAGGAAATGGAGAGTGACCTCTGCCATgttcacacagagagagggcaCTGTGTCCTAAAGTCTGTCAAG GGACATGAGGTTCAAGTTCGTTCCACAGGAGGAAATGTCACTGGACTTCAGACCATTCATGGGAATGTTGATATCAGCACATCTTTGGACAGT AATGTCGATATTAAGAAAATTCAGGGAACCACAATGAATCTCTCCACAGAACATGGGGATCTGAAAGTGAAGGCCATTTATGGGGAACACACCTCAGTGTCCACTTCCTCCGGGAGTGTTCAGATTGGACATGTACACG gTGAAGCTATTGTACAAACTAAAACAGGAAATATTGTCATTG ACAGCTCGAGTGGTGCCCTGAAGGTGTTTACTGCTGCTGGAAACATTGATGCGTATGTAGGCCAAGATGGAAGAGCAGAACTTCACAGTCAACAAG gtgctgtgtgtgtgcgcgtgcccTCATCTATGAAAGCAGCAGTGCGCTTGTGTGGAACCTCTGTTAGCATTAGCTCAGAGATGGTTAGCTCATGTCGAGAGACAGAGCGAACTTCAGATGATGGGAAGACAACAGTCACAG CTCATCTGAATGGTGGCACACATGAAGAGAGATGGATCAAAGCCACTGCTGAAAAAGGTGCTGTTGACCTGAGAACCCAGAGCTGGTTTGAGACCCTCAGACTCGGAGCTCAGAGTTAA
- the fbxl13 gene encoding LOW QUALITY PROTEIN: dynein regulatory complex subunit 6 (The sequence of the model RefSeq protein was modified relative to this genomic sequence to represent the inferred CDS: substituted 1 base at 1 genomic stop codon), producing the protein MIKPALQLELDILFIMTSLQDSDPIMRDYMIKHSLPQIYKALLAGLCISRPEDPLHFIEEKILSILEDHDFEICWHTFIDKDKQISLLAGGIVYDIFGNPEDSLCLSHLLEKAYSCYRTSLTKMCFTGWKSYISKKKMKAARLLERMEEAEKYHKQRRIKQAFIRWTVWLQFRKQRQNDAVKKLQKVQESVHCRNIITAWRHVVQDAKRAKEYFKRLERDIQESQNSEIPQGDGQDRLSLLPNKLSLKIFQSLGVRELLKCAQVCRSWKAIAQISSLWTEIDFSPEARWITDQTVERILRVHRVYVISVNLCGCTLVHESSFRRISKFTLISLRHFXCNKKHDNDLSFFIFVKGQCRNLQELDLSECPHLNDDNMKMILEGCRSLLHLNLAFTHITNATVRILSRCCLTLRSLSLAYCVSFSDKGLQYLIKGKGCHRLTYLDLSGCSQISVEGFTYVAEACSSLQQIVLDDLPNLTDICVQVLMSKCRVLTAISLLDSPYLSDVAFKTMAEVISLIKIQIEGNNRMTDSSLKALCRSSLNLSEVQMSDCTRLTDACLKSLGSLTKLCSLNISGCIKVTDMGIHNITEGAFAVELRELDLSFCPKLTDLSLKRITQKCSKLTHLSVCFCENLTDKGFECLDKCASLVSLDITGCKIHDKGLAALGTIHSLRKLTATECVCLTDNGIKMFCRQCHRLEFLDVCQCVCLSDQAIKSLSFFCRTIATVRIAGCHKMTDTAVKYLTRVGHFLKELDVSRCPLLTDRTPCFLLCSCPQLRSISMLYCKNISKQAALKLQCRVQDWKHCTDDAPHSLD; encoded by the exons ATGATTAAACCAGCACTTCAGCTTGAGCTAGATATCCTTTTTATAATGACTTCTTTGCAAGATTCGGATCCAATTATGCGAGACTACATGATTAAACATTCCCTTCCTCAGATTTATAAG GCTTTACTTGCTGGATTATGTATCTCACGCCCTGAAGATCCTTTGCACTTTATAGAGGAGAAGATCCTATCCATCCTTGAGGATCATGATTTTGAGATCTGCTG GCACACATTTAttgacaaagacaaacaaatctCCTTGTTGGCAGGAGGCATTGTGTATGATATATTTGGAAATCCAGAAGACAGCCTG TGTCTGTCACATTTGTTGGAGAAAGCGTACTCCTGTTACCGCACCAGCCTGACCAAAATGTGTTTCAC GGGTTGGAAGAGTTATAtttcaaagaagaaaatgaaggcTGCCAGACTCTTAGAGAGAATGGAAGAAGCTGAGAAGTATCACAAACAGAGACGGATAAAACAGGCTTTCATCAGGTGGACAGTGTGGCTTCAGTTTCGCAAGCAGAGGCAAAATG ATGCTGTGAAGAAACTTCAAAAAGTGCAGGAGTCTGTTCACTGCAGAAACATCATCACGGCTTGGCGTCATGTTGTGCAGGACGCTAAAAGAGCAAAGGAATACTTTAAG AGGCTAGAGAGAGATATACAAGAAAGTCAGAACTCAGAGATACCACAAGGCGATGGCCAGGACAGACTATCACTGCTGCCTAACAAGCTTTCTCTTAAG ATCTTCCAAAGTCTAGGTGTGCGTGAGCTCCTGAAATGCGCTCAGGTGTGTCGCTCTTGGAAAGCGATTGCTCAAATTAGCTCCCTGTGGACTGAG ATTGATTTCTCCCCTGAAGCCCGCTGGATCACAGATCAGACCGTGGAGAGGATACTGCGAGTTCATCGTGTCTATGTGATCTCTGTGAACTTGTGCGGCTGCACTCTGGTGCACGAGTCCAGTTTTAGACGCATCAGTAAATTTACTTTAATCAGCCTCAGGCATTTCTGATGTAATAAAAAACACGATAatgatctttctttttttatttttgtcaaaggTCAGTGCAGAAATCTTCAAGAACTCGATCTCAGTGAATGCCCACATCTTAAT GATGATAATATGAAGATGATTTTAGAGGGATGTCGCTCTCTCCTCCATCTCAATCTGGCCTTCACTCATATTACTAATGCTACTGTAAGAATCCTTTCAAG ATGCTGTCTGACGCTGCGGTCTCTGAGTCTGGCATACTGCGTGAGTTTCTCTGATAAAGGCCTCCAGTATCTGATCAAAGGAAAAGGCTGCCACAGACTCACTTATCTGGACCTCTCCGGATGCTCTCAG aTATCTGTGGAAGGCTTTACATATGTTGCTGAAGCTTGCAGCTCACTTCAACAGATTGTGTTAGACGATCTACCCAATCTGACTGACATCTGTGTGCAG GTTTTAATGTCTAAATGTCGTGTGCTGACTGCGATTTCTTTATTGGACTCACCGTATCTGTCTGATGTGGCTTTCAAAACGATGGCTGAAGTGATCAGCCTCATCAAGATCCAAATAGAAG GTAATAACCGTATGACGGACAGCAGCTTGAAGGCCTTATGCCGAAGCTCTCTGAATCTGAGTGAGGTCCAGATGTCTGACTGCACTCGCTTGACTGATGCCTGCTTGAAGTCTTTAGGAAGTCTGACAAAACTGTGCAGCTTGAATATCTCGGGCTGTATCAA AGTGACTGATATGGGAATCCATAACATCACTGAAGGAGCATTTGCTGTTGAACTGCGAGAGCTTGATctctccttctgcccaaaactTACTGACCTATCCCTGAAGAGAATAACTCAgaa ATGTAGCAAGCTGACCCacctgagtgtgtgtttctgcgaGAACCTGACAGATAAGGGCTTTGAGTGTCTGGACAAATGTGCCTCTCTCGTCTCTCTGGACATCACGGGCTGCAAAATACATGACAAA GGACTAGCAGCCTTGGGAACTATCCACAGTCTGAGAAAACTGACTGCAACTGAATGTGTTTGCTTAACAGATAATGGAATAAAG ATGTTTTGCCGACAGTGTCATCGTCTGGAGTTTTTGgatgtgtgtcagtgtgtgtgtctttctgatCAAGCCATCAAGTCCCTCTCCTTCTTCTGCAGGACCATTGCCACAGTCAGAATCGCTGGATGCCATAAA ATGACAGATACAGCTGTGAAGTATCTGACAAGAGTTGGTCACTTCCTGAAGGAGCTGGACGTGAGTCGCTGTCCCCTCCTGACTGACCGAACCCCTTGCTTTCTACTGTGCAGCTGTCCACAGCTGCGCTCTATCAGCATGCTCTACTGCAAGAACATCTCCAA ACAGGCCGCTCTGAAACTGCAGTGCCGCGTTCAAGACTGGAAACACTGTACTGATGATGCCCCTCACAGTCTGGACTAA
- the armc10 gene encoding armadillo repeat-containing protein 10 — protein MGDDNAVARLGSMKALLGIVAGAGASYGIYKLVFGRAGNGGVNRKKSAKSVTIQPGSLVAKVSGFKVVSKSDNVDPSADSQSSDILSKSAASLEPRHLSMLLSLLQSSPNPEERRKVLVTLGNAAAFTVNQDLLREFGGLHIIAGFLSDPSPEIRVQTLNALNNLSMNISNQEQLKIYVPAVMQMIEMSPVNSDLQLSALRLLTNLSVTDNHQHLMKNSITLLLSLLVVSNEVLQIQVLKVLVNLSSNPDLMDDIVQAQAPASLILLFDGCTSTSVLLRLLFFVGNLRAWRPSAQVAEALRRRQDSLYCVLLDGSSQLHRKLPLLLSHPDEEVKSQVARLLT, from the exons ATGGGAGACGACAATGCCGTAGCCCGGCTCGGCAGCATGAAGGCTCTGCTGGGGATTGTGGCAGGAGCCGGAGCCTCGTACGGCATTTATAAACTAGTGTTTGGACGCGCAGGAAATGGAGGagtaaacagaaaaaagtcTGCTAAAAGTGTGACTATTCAGCCTGGGAGCTTGGTGGCCAAAGTGTCAGGATTTAAAGTCGTCAGTAAGAGTGATAATGTGGATCCTTCTGCGGACTCTCAATCTA GTGATATTTTGTCAAAATCTGCTGCCAGCCTGGAGCCCCGACATCTAAGTATGCTTCTCTCCCTTCTGCAGAGCAGCCCAAACCCAGAAGAGAGGAGGAAAGTTCTTGTAACGTTAGGAAATGCTGCTGCCTTCACAGTAAACCAG GATCTTCTGCGAGAGTTTGGAGGCCTTCACATCATAGCAGGCTTCCTCTCAGATCCTTCACCTGAGATTCGCGTTCAGACTCTAAACGCTTTGAACAACTTAAGCATGAATATCAGCAATCAAGAGCAGCTGAAG ATATATGTCCCGGCAGTGATGCAGATGATTGAGATGTCACCGGTGAACTCTGACCTTCAGCTGTCAGCTCTCAGATTGCTCACTAATCTGTCAGTCACTGATAATCACCAGCATCTGATGAAGAATTCCATCACCCTCCTCCTGTCGCTGCTCGTAGTGAGCAATGAAGTCCTACAG ATCCAAGTCCTGAAGGTGCTAGTGAACCTGTCCTCCAATCCAGATCTGATGGACGATATTGTGCAAGCTCAG GCTCCAGCGTCCCTGATTTTGTTGTTTGACGGCTGCACAAGCACTTCTGTTCTTCTCCGTCTGTTGTTTTTTGTGGGCAACCTGCGTGCGTGGAGACCCTCTGCACAGGTGGCCGAAGCTCTGAGGAGGAGGCAGGACTCTCTGTACTGTGTTCTGCTGGACGGCTCCTCTCAGCTGCACCGTAAACTGCCACTGCTGCTGTCCCATCCAGATGAGGAGGTGAAGTCACAGGTGGCCAGACTCCTCACATAA
- the cax2 gene encoding putative cation exchanger C521.04c: MTTNVEPRRRKLDSDKQDSPKDHDGGPQAGSCCDGVCVAHVHSEAGDAHTHSCVLQTSGSYTPKHPQRTCSFGEETWDENPCKTTISAENEVEAQKLANNYKFGFRKWKSHVTERPFQDRSDIVKELYSELNVVKACSAGSLFTCGNFLYVFLFGWWISLIYVFVGLLMFLTVFGIPYAKLCWRLSCYFLWPFGKLIEKASVSVPVYSVKILQDNSLEVDEDRKSSSSLLLPTPVEETIEEPTGSPQDDHYWRRMSTYSWLLVGYPLLVVTHSVLCLVSWLLVFTIPVAKMSAKTLHTILLMPPEHIHISQASEAQDHEGQVILCCYHAVNLYYYKYTVDGINVFAVNLLPLVIVSLVIGYVDQSNQFVSSEVKFATAVSSIIPLSYYIGMGIASISAQSNFAVGAVVNATFGSITELTFYITALLRGHHQGNTCLEEIVKAALTGTLLGCILFIPGICMIIGGFRHREQRFNSRSAGVSSSLLFISIGGVFAPTLFSKAYGNLICEDCTNSSGTNSSGSFICKNCHYDLSENSYSLFHSHIEPLVYTVSILLPVSYIIGLIFTLKTHSHIYDIHVGDGTGHLGASVHWSRWRALLILIVATVLMSACADLTTEHIQPILSHSSISQYFIGVTVLAMVPEIPEIVNGVQFALQNTISLSFEVGSCIAVQVCMIQIPILVLFNIFYDVGFVLIFSDLHLWASIFSVILVNYIFMDGKSDYFQGTALVVVYFILLALYFFAPSPAGC; the protein is encoded by the exons ATGACAACGAATGTAGAGCCGCGAAGAAGAAAACTCGACTCGGACAAGCAAG ATTCTCCAAAGGACCATGATGGAGGTCCGCAGGCCGGTTCATGCTGTGACGGGGTTTGTGTCGCTCACGTTCACTCAGAAGCCGGCGATGCTCACACTCACTCCTGTGTGCTGCAAACAAGCGGCTCCTACACACCGAAACACCCACAGAGAA CATGCAGCTTTGGTGAAGAAACATGGGACGAGAACCCGTGCAAGACCACCATAAGTGCTGAAAATGAAGTAGAGGCCCAAAAACTTGCAAATAATTATAAG TTCGGATTCAGGAAGTGGAAGAGTCACGTGACAGAGCGTCCCTTTCAGGACCGGTCGGACATTGTGAAGGAGCTATACTCTGAGCTGAACGTTGTTAAAGCCTGCTCAG CTGGTTCACTGTTCACTTGCGGCAACTTTCTCTATGTGTTTCTCTTCGGCTGGTGGATCTCACTGATTTATGTTTTCGTCGGACTCCTAATGTTCCTCACAGTGTTTGGTATCCCCTACG cgaAACTTTGTTGGAGGTTATCCTGTTATTTTCTGTGGCCATTCGGAAAGCTGATAGAAAAG GCCAGTGTCTCTGTGCCAGTGTACAGTGTGAAGATCCTCCAGGATAATTCTCTGGAGGTAGATGAGGACAGAAAGTCTTCATCCTCTCTCCTGCTGCCCACACCTGTGGAGGAGACCATAGAAGAGCCCACAGGAAGTCCACAGGATGACCACTACTGG CGGCGAATGAGCACATACTCATGGCTGCTGGTGGGTTACCCTCTGCTGGTCGTAACACACTCGGTGTTGTGTCTGGTCTCCTGGCTGCTGGTTTTCACCATCCCTGTGGCCAAGATGAGCGCAAAGACCCTGCATACCATCCTGCTCATGCCCCCTGAACACATTCACATCAGCCAAGCCTCAGAG gctCAGGATCATGAAGGCCAAGTCATTTTGTGTTGCTACCATGCGGTGAACCTCTACTACTATAAATACACAGTGGACGGGATCAATGTTTTTGCTGTCA ATCTCTTACCATTAGTTATAGTATCACTAGTGATTGGTTACGTGGACCAATCAAACCAGTTTGTCAGCTCTGAAGTCAAGTTTGCCACAGCGGTCAGCTCCATCATCCCTCTCTCGTATTACATCGGCATGGGCATCGCAAG TATTTCGGCTCAGAGTAACTTTGCTGTCGGGGCCGTGGTGAACGCCACGTTCGGCTCCATCACAGAGTTGACCTTTTACATCACAGCGTTGCTCAGAGGTCATCACCAGGGGAATACGTGCCTGGAGGAGATCGTGAAAGCGGCTCTTACTGGAACCCTGCTGGGCTGCATCCTCTTTATACCA GGGATCTGTATGATAATCGGAGGCTTCAGGCACAGGGAGCAGAGGTTCAACAGTCGCTCGGCGGGGGTCAGCTCCTCTCTGCTCTTCATATCAATAGGGG GAGTGTTTGCCCCTACGCTCTTCTCCAAAGCCTATGGGAATCTGATTTGTGAGGACTGTACCAACTCTTCAGGGACCAACAGCAGCGGAtcctttatttgtaaaaactgcCACTACGACCTG AGTGAAAACAGCTACAGCCTGTTTCACAGTCATATTGA GCCTCTGGTGTACACCGTTTCTATTCTTCTGCCTGTATCTTATATCATCGGCCTCATTTTTACTCTTAAAACGCATTCACATATCTACGACATTCACGTTGGTGATGGAACGG GTCATCTTGGAGCGTCAGTGCACTGGTCCCGATGGAGAGCTTTGCTTATCCTCATCGTTGCCACAGTGCTGATGTCTGCATGTGCTGACCTGACCACCGAACACATCCAGCCCATTCTCAGCCACTCGTCTATATCACAG TATTTCATAGGAGTGACTGTGTTGGCCATGGTCCCTGAAATCCCAGAAATTGTCAACGGAGTGCAGTTTGCTCTTCAGAATACAATCAGTCTAAG TTTCGAGGTCGGAAGCTGCATTGCCGTGCAGGTGTGCATGATTCAGATCCCCATCCTGGTTCTATTCAACATCTTCTAT GATGTTGGCTTTGTACTCATCTTCAGCGACCTGCATCTGTGGGCCAGCATCTTTAGTGTCATCCttgtgaattatatttttatggatGGAAAGTCTGATTACTTTCAAG GTACCGCTCTGGTTGTGGTGTATTTTATCCTGCTGGCGCTGTACTTTTTTGCTCCATCTCCTGCCGGGTGTTGA